Genomic DNA from Pseudomonadota bacterium:
AGGATCAAGAAGGTGGACGACAACTGGGAAAAGTGGAGGGCGGAGCGGGAAAAGAAGAAGAAGGGGGAGGTGTAGGACCAACGGAAGAGACAAGGGCCGCCGTTTTTTACGGCGGCTTTTTTATTTTTTGCCCATGCCTCTACTTGTGTGCCGCGGCGGGCCGAGTCCTCCTGCCGGCCTTTGCGGGCCCGAAGCCCCAGGCCCTGACCTCACCCGAATCGACGTGCACGAAGCTGCGCTTGCTGTAATAGCCGACGCCGCCCTGGCCGAGCGAGTGCGCGAAATTTCTGAGGGCGATTTTCGAGACGCCCGGGACCTCGATGTCCGCCGCCCGCCCCTCCATGTGCAGGCTCCCCTTGGCAACCCTGCGTCCTTTTTTCCTCATCATCGCGTTTCTCTCCTGGCTCCGAAACGCGGAGATGAGGCGGACCTCGTCGGCGCTGAAATGATCCTCGATGGAGTCCAGGATCTCTATCAGCTGCGGGTCTATGGGGTGCTCCTCGCTGGTGAGCCTGCAGCGGAAGAGATGAGCGATCTCGTCAAAGGCATGGTCGTCATAATCCCCCTTTTCGTCCCTGTAGCGGAATGTGGCCCGTTCGCCCGTGATCGGGCGGTGAATGGTGACGGTGCCGTCGCCCCGCAGGTGCGTTGGGATCTCGGAACAGAGCGATTGAGAGGGGCAAAGCGATGATGCCAGCACGATCAAGGCGAACGGCAGGCCGAGGCGGCACGATTTTCTGAAGAGATATTTCATCGGTCAGCTCGAAAATTAAATTCGATCGACGCCTGTGTCAACGAAACAATGTGAAAAACAAAAAGGCCGTCCGGGCTTTTGCCCGGCCGGCCCCTCTCCGATCGAGTCGATCGTTCCTGTACGCGCCTTATTCGGTGTAGCTCCAGGAAAGCTTTGCGGGCGTCGTCTCCTGGATCCTGCAGTTGAAGTCGTCGACCACCATCCTCATCGAGCGGACCTCGGCGTTGCCGCACTTGAGCGGCTCGTCGACGTATATTGCCTTGAACCTCGACGAGGGCGTCGTGCCGACGCCGGGTTTCACCACGGGCTTCACTATTATGAAGCCATCATCTTCCGCCTCGTCGTCCGTGTCTTCGGCCGCGGGATCCTCGGCGGTCTCACCGTCGTCCGAGGAGTCGGCCTCCTCCACCTCCGCCTGGTCCTCGGCCTGGTCTTCGGCCTGGTCCTCGGCTGCGTCGTCACCGGCCTCCTCCTCCTGCTCCTCTGCCTCATCCGCTGTCCCGCACAGCTCGACGCCCGCCTGCTCGAAGTGGGCGGTGATGGCGCAGGCGGGATACGGCCTCGCTGCGTCCTTGGCCAGGGTCGCCACGGAGTGCCTGGAGGCGATCTCCGGGGCAGAGACTATGTCGATCGGCGCGTCGGGCGAAGCGGACACGATGAAGTTGAGGTCGCCCGTTCCGCAGCCCGCGCCCCGGCCGTCGTTGCCCTCGTCTGTGAAGGATATGAAGATGCTGCTGACGATGAGGGCGTCTGAAGGGTTCTCAGTCGTCTTCGTCGGATTCCTGGCTATGCTGAATCCGTTCGCCGGGTAGATGATGAACGAGGAGCCGGCAAGGCACCCGGATGCCGGTGTGGTCTCTTCGGAGTCGCTCCACAGCGCGTTCAGGAGTTCCGCTTTCGTGACCAGGACTCCTTCTGTGGAGATGTCGGGCATGGCGTCGGCGCTCACGGCCGAATCGCTGCACGCCGAGAGGCCGAAGGCCGCCGCTGCGACGAGAACCAGGGCTAAGATGTTCCTCTTCATAGGTTACCGCTCCTTTCGTGGCAGCATGGGCCGCCGCTCTTTTCATCCGCTGTATCGGCGCACCGGCCGGAAAGTTGCGCGATTTTTTCGCAAATCTATAACTCCTGCAAACCCTCTAAAAACGGGCATCAGCGGAAAAAAGTGCGCAACTAATCCCGGGAAGAGCCGAAACGGTCAATGCCCGGGCGTTATGCCTTGACGGCGCAGAACGCCGGGCATATGCATGCCGCCACGGAATCGATGCGGGGGGCAAGCCTCAAAAGGAGAAGGGATGAACGCGCGATATCTGAAGGAAGTGCCGCTCGGAGATGTGCTCAGGCCCGAGCAGGTCCTGGCGAACATGACCAACCGCTCCAAGAAGGCCGCTATAGAGGACCTGGTCGACGTGCTTTACAAACATAAGCTCGTCTCCAACAAGGCCGAGGCGGTGGCCCGAATAATGGAGCGAGAGGAGCTCTGCCCCACGACCCTCGGCGGGGGAGTGGCGATACCGCACGCGAGGCTAGACGTGGGCGAGAGGCCCTCGATCGCGGTCGGCAGACACATGGGGGGCCTCGATTTCGGCTCCCCAGACTCGGGCCCTGTGAACCTCATAGTGCTCGTCATCTGGCAGCCCGAGCAGGCCGGCCTCTTCAACCGTCTCTTCGCAGGGCTCGTATCGAAGCTCGCGGACTCGCATTTCAAAAACAGGCTCATGGAGGAGAAGGGGGCCGGGGAGATCGCGGCCGCTCTCGCCGACGTGAAGGTGGACATGCTCAAGGGACGCGCTACCAAGTGCGAGGCGGACATGCTCATCGCGCTCCAGTGCCTGGAGATGAAGAGGCGCGCGAAAGCGAAGGGGCTGGAGGGCCAGATCGATCTGGCGCGCGCGGAGCTCTCGGGCAGCATGCTCTCGCGTTTCGACCGTCTCATGGAGCACTTCGGCGAGGCGCTGGTCGAGGCCCCAGACGGGATCTGTCGCGGCTGCAACATGCAGCTGTCGAGCGGGTTCGCCTCTGAGATGCTGCGCAACGCCGACACGGTCTACGTGTGCGAGCGCTGCGGCCGGTTTTTGATCCATCACATAGGTTAGAAGCTGAGGTCGAGGCTGAGGAGATTTTTTTGCTGAACCTCAACCTTGACCTCAGCCTTTATGGCTGCCAAGTCCTCGATAATATTGATTGTTTTTGATACGCTTTTTTTCAAGCAACTTTTTTCATATTGTGACGATACCCCATATGGAGGGCATAGATTGCCCGGTCGGGCCGTATGCCCGGCAAAAAAGGGAGGGGTCATGTCAAAGCGTCTCGTCATCATCGCCTGTATCCTCATCGCAATCGGAGGCTGCGCTGCGTTCGACAGCGACAACACGCCCTACGAGGGATTTTCCCCCGACCAGGTGCCGCTTCTCCCGGGCAAGGACATCGGCATCTACAGCGGCTACTACGCGGGCACCATGACGCTGGATTCCAACTCGTGCGCAGGTGTCTCCGATGCCGTGGGAGAGGCCCTGGACATGTCGATGGACGTGATCCACAGCGCGAATCTTCTGAACGCCACGTTCGGCGGCGGCTCGGTCGCATCGGCTGAGATAAAGGACACCGGCGCGATCTTCATGGTGCAGCAGGGCTCCACAAGGCACGTCTACTATCTCGACTTCTCGGTCGAGGACACGATCGGCGGCAGCTGCGAGGTGATAGAGGTCTCTGAGGACGGGTCCTGGGGCAAACCCTGCGCGAGCTACGCGGTCTCGCTCTCGAAGGGTGAGAGGCCCGCCGAGGAGCAGTCCTCCGAAGATCAGGCCCCCGCAGCCGAGTCCCTGGCTGCCAGGTTCAAGATGTAATGTGACGGCAGATACAGCCCTGACGCGGCCTTTTCCCTCTCAAGGAAAAGGCCGTTTTTTTATGCACTTCCCACGCCCGACGCATTGACTTTATAAAGGGTTCGCAATAAGTTGCGGATCTGCGGTATAATTTGACAGAGGGGTGCCCTGTGAAGCGCATAATAACTGTATCTGCTGTTGCCGGGATCCTCATCCTCCATGCCGCGAGCTCCCCGGCCTCGCAGGTGATCTCAGGCAAGGTCACCGATCTCACGAAGGCCAACGTAGCCTTCACCGGAGTCTGCGTCTCAGCCGAGCCGGCTGCGATGGCGCTGGGCGAGAGGGGGAAAATCCTGGTCAGCAAGTACACCTTCACGGTCGAGGATTCCATCAAGGGGGATGTTCCGTCGAGTTTCGCCTTCACGCATCTGGGGGGCAGCAGGTCCGCCGCCCTGAGCGTGGGTCAGCCGTACATCCCGGGCATGCCGTTCTTCGAGGCGGGCAAGAGATACACCGTCTTTCTCTCGAGTGAGACTCCGTACGGCCTGAGGGGGGTCATCAACATGGGCGTCGGCAAGTTCAACTTCATCACCGGCGCCGACGGCAAGACACAGGTCGTCAACGACTATGGAAACAAGTCGCTCTTCAAAGGATTGCCGTCGACCGCGAAGGTCGGCAAGGCCCTCTCGGCAGGGGGTGTGAGTGCCGGGGCGGATGGCGGGCCGCTTGATTACGACAGTTTTGTGAAGATGATCAAAGAGCTCGACAAAAAGGAGTGATCCATGCCTCTTCGAGGGACAGCAGCGCTCGTGGCCGTCTTGGCGGCGGTCCTGTTTTCTGTTTCCGCCCGGGCGGGAGGGCCGTTCTATGTGGACGATGCAGCCTCCGGCACCGCCCTCCAGTGGGAGAATCAGACTTTGAAGTGGTGCCCCGATCCGGGCGATCTGGCATCCTCGGTCCCGCATGACACTGCGGTCCAATGGATCACAGAGGCGCTGGGCAAATGGACATCCGTCAAGCTTCGCAACGCTTCAAATCAGCTTGTGGACACGACGTCGGTCAGCACCGCGATGGATGCCGGCTGCCCCGTGATGAACATCACGGTGGACAACTATCTTGATTACTACAACGGGGACGAGGGCCCGACGGTCGTGGTCTTTGATGAAACGGGAGAGATCACCGCCGTGTTCGTCGGCGAAGAAAACAAGGACGGCGTGGTCGGCCTCTCCGTGCCGCTGGCTTCCGATTCCTCGGGCAAATTCATCACCAAGGGCATAGTGATCTTCAACGGGCTGCTGCTGGCCAGCGACAATACGACCCTCGGCTCTGACCTTGCGACGAAATCTTCGTACTACAAGGCCACCGTCCTTCATGAGCTGGGGCACCTCTTGAATCTGGACCACAGCCAGACGAACTACGAGTACGTGAAAGACTGCGAGCTCGGCTCGACCTGCGACAACTCGACGTTCATCCCCACCATGTACCCCGAGCTCATAAGCACGTCGCAGAGCGACCTCAATCGCGATGACGAGGTGACGATTTCCTGGTTGTATCCCACCCCGGTGCTCGGCTCGCAGTTTTGCCTGATAACGGGCAGGATCCTCGACGGTGACGACCGCCCCCTCAAGGGCGTGCATGTGACCGCCACCAGGGCTGAGGGAACGACCACCCCCCTCGTTGAGGCCCGCTCGTTCGTCAGTGGGGCGATGTACCCCTCCTGTGATGGGGACAGCCGCTACTATCTCTACGGCATAGTCCCGGGCCGGGCGTACAAGGTCTGGTACGAGGCGATAGGCGAGGATTTCAGGGGGGCGTCCGACTTCGAGCCCTTGGATTATCCGCCAAAGGGTTTTGACGCCGGCTCCATACTCGGCCCTGACGACGCCACGACCGTCTCGTGCAGCCAGGGCGGCGAGACCATCGAGATGCAGGATGTCAAGATAGACACGGCCAATCCCTGTGCGGGCACCAGTACGGCCACGACATCCAGCGGTTCCAAGACCTCCTGCAGCCTCGTGCGCTGCGGGGCGGCTCACCCCTCATCCGCATGCATTGCGATGATCTGCATCCTCGCCTCTGCGGCCCTCATCGCCGGCCGCTTCGTGGCCGGTCGCATGCTGTCGGGAAAGGCCTCATGAGAAGAAAGACGCGCCGCATCTCAATAGGCAGGGTCGCGGTCGGCGACGGCGCGCCCGTTTCGGTCCAGTCGATGACCAACACCGACACCTCCGACGCGGAGGCGACCCTTCGGCAGATCGAGAGGCTGGCCGACGCGGGCTGCGAGATAGTGAGGCTCGCGGTGCCGGACGATGCGGCCGCCGCGGCGCTCTCCGAGATCAGGCGCCGCACCGATGTGCCGCTCGTGGCCGACATACACTTCAGGCACGACCTTGCGCTCGCCGCCGTGAAGGCGGGGGTGGACGGGCTCAGGATCAACCCGGGCAACATAGGATCCCCAGATCGCGTTGCCGAAGTGGCGGCCGCGGCAAAGGCGCGCGGCATACCGATACGCGTCGGCGTCAACGCCGGCTCCCTGGAGAAGGATATCCTCGCGAGGCATGCGCACCCCACCCCTGCCGCGCTGGTCGAATCGGCGCTCCGGCATGTGGCCCTGCTCGAGCGGGTCGATTTCAGGGACATAAAGATCTCGGTCAAGGCCTCGAGCGTCGCCGACACCGTCTCTGCCTACAGGATGCTCTCCGGGAAGGTGGATTGCCCGCTCCACCTCGGAGTCACCGAGGCGGGCACCCTGCTGGCAGGGGCCATCAAATCGGCGATGGGAATCGGGACGCTGCTTGCGGAGGGGCTCGGCGACACGATCAGGGTCTCGCTCACCGCAGACCCTGTGAAGGAGGTGCGCGCAGGCTACGAGATACTGGCGAACCTCGGCCTCAGGGACAGGCCTTACCCGGAGGTGATATCCTGTCCCACGTGCGGGAGGGCGAGGATCGACGTCGAGAGGCTGGCCGAGGAGGTGGAGGGGCGCCTCGCCGGCGTGAGGGCGCCGATACGGGTGGCGGTGATGGGCTGCGCGGTCAACGGCCCGGGAGAGGCCAAAGAGGCCGACGTGGGCGTGGCGGGCGGCGACGGCAAGGGGGTCATCATCAGGGGCGGAAAGATTATCCGAACCTGTCCTGAGGGGGATCTCGCCGACGAACTCATGAAGGAGATTGAATCGTTGATCAATAGGGGCTAATGAATGCCCCGATCGGATCCTCGAGAGGAATCAATCGATGCTATATTCACGGATGCTCATACCGACGCTGCGCGAGGCGCCGGCCGACGCCGAGGTCGAAAGCCACAAGCTCATGGTGCGCGCAGGCTACATCCGAAAGCTCGCGGCCGGCGTGTACACCTATCTCCCCCTGTGCCTCAGGGTGCTTCGCAAGATCGAGCGGATCGTGCGCGAGGAGATGAACGCGGCCGGGGCGCAGGAGCTCCTGCTGCCGGTGGTCATGCCGGCGGAGCTCTGGATGGAGACCGGCCGCTGGCAGGTCTACGGGAAGGAGCTGCTCCGCTTCAAGGACCGCCACGACCGCGACTTCTGCATCGGGCCCACGCACGAGGAGGCGATCACCGACCTTCTGCGCAACGAGATCAGCTCATGGCGCGACCTGCCCAAGAACTGCTTCCAGATTCAGACCAAATTCCGCGACGAGGTGCGCCCCCGCTTCGGGCTCATGCGGGGCCGCGAGTTCATAATGAAGGACGGGTACTCGTTCGACCGCGACGAGGAATCGTCCAAAGCCGTCTACCGCGCGATGTACGAGGCCTACAGGCGCATATTCATCCGCTGCGGCCTCGAGTACCGGCCGGTCGAGGCCATGACCGGCACGATCGGCGGCTCCATGTCGCACGAGTTCCAGGTCCTCGCCGCCTCGGGCGAGGACGAGATCGTCGCCTGCTCGAAGTGCGAGTACGCGGCAAACGTCGAGAAGGCGGAACTCAAACCGACCGGGACTCGGGACTCGGGACCCGGGACCCGGAAGGGCCAGTTCAAAAAAGTTGCGACGCCCGGCAAGAAGACGGTGGAGGAGGTCTGCGAGTTCCTCAAGGTCCGGCCCGAGCAGCTCGTGAAGACCCTCATATTCGACACCGACAAGGGGCCGGTGGCAGGGCTCGTGCGCGGCGACCACCACCTCAAGGAGTCCAAGCTCAAGGAGGCGATAGGCGCCGAGAGGTGCGTCATGGCCGAGGAGCACACGGTCGTCGAGGCGACCGGAGCCCCTTCGGGATTCGCGGGGCCAGTGGGCATCTCAATACCGGTCTACGCCGATCACGCGGTCGCTTCGATGGCTGACTTCGTGGTGGGCGCCAACGCAGCGGACGCTCACCTCGTGGGAGCGAACCTCGGCGACTTCGCTGTGAGCCGTTTCATCGACATAAGGCGCGCGGTAGCTGGTGACGCCTGCCCGCGCTGCGGCGCGGCCATGGAGGAGCACCGCGGGATAGAGGTGGGCCAGGTGTTCTACCTCGGCACGAAATACTCCGAGCCCATGAGGGCCTGCTACACAGACGAGAAGGGCGAGGCGAGGCCCATGGTGATGGGCTGCTACGGCATCGGCATAAGCCGCACCGCGGCCGCGGCCATTGAGCAGAGCCACGACGAGCGCGGCATCGTCTGGCCGCTCCCGATCGCCCCGTTCCACGTCGAGATCGTCCCGCTCTCCGCAGGCGGCGAAGTCGCCGAGGTCGCGGGCAAGATCCACGACGAGCTCGAGTCCCGCGGCGTGGAGGTCCTCATGGACGACCGCGACCTGCGGGCGGGGGTGAAATTTGCGGACGCCGATCTCATCGGCATCCCCTACAGGATCGTGATAGGCGAGAAGGGGCTCAAGGACGACATGGTCGAGTTCAAGCGGCGCGCCGGCGGCGAGGCGGAGAGGATGGGCCCGGCCGAGGCGGTGGAGAGGGTCGCAGCTGTGGTGAGAGAACAGAAACCCGCACGCATATAGTCCTTCCAAAAGGACGGAGGTGTCCGAATGACGATGAAGCCGCGCTCCAACAAGGACAGGGTCATAGTCGCGCTCATGGCCGACCAGATGAAGGACGCAGAGAAGATGGTGCGTCTCCTCAAGGAGGAGGTGCACACCTTCGAGGTCGGCATCCCCACCTACACGGCGCTGGGTCCGGACGTCATCAAGATGATCCACGCCAACGGCTGCAGGGTCTTTCTGGACCTCAAGTACCACGACATCCCGTCCACGGTCCACAAGGCGGTCTATTTTGCGACCAAACTGGGCGTCGCCTCGCTCAACGTCCACGCGGTGGGCGGCGAGGAGATGCTCAAGAGCACGATCGATGCTGCCCGCGAGGCGGCCGGCTCCAAGGCGAAGATGCCCACGCTGCTGGCCGTGACCGTGCTCACGAGCATGGAGTCGCTCGCCGATATCGGCGTGCAGTTCGAGGTGCGCGAGCAGGTGGTGAGGCTCGCGAGGCTGACGCAGCACTGCGGGCTGCACGGCGTCATCGCGTCGCCGCTGGAGATAGCCCCCATACGCAAGGCCTGCGGCGAGAAGTTCCTCATCGTCACCACGGGCGTGAGACCTCTCGGCGCCGCGGCACAGGATCAGAGGCGCATCGCCTCGCCCGTCATGGCGATGGCCGCGGGCGCCGACTTCCTCGTGATCGGCCGTCCGGTCGTGGAGGCCCGCGACCCGCGGGCGGTCGTCCGCCAGATCCTCAAAGAGATATCTTAAGTGAATGCGCGGTTTTTGTTTCGACTGATCACGAGTCACCAGTCACGAGTCACGGCTCTATGAAGCTCGCTTGCGATGTCATGCTCGGTCGTCTCGCCCGGTGGCTGCGCGTCAGCGGCCACGACGTCTTCTACGAAGGCGGAATCGAGCGCTCCTCCCTGTTTCGAGTCGCACGCGAGGAGGGGAGGGTGATAATCACGCGCGCCGGGAATTGGGGCGAGCTCAAGGCGATCCCCGAATACGTCGTCGTGTCCTCCGACTCTCTGGATGAGCAGCTGCTCGAACTCTACAGGAAATTGCCCGGCCTCGATCCCCTCGAGGGTTTCCTCACCAGGTGCGTGGAGTGCAACGTGCCGCTCGAGGTGATCGACAGGGACGCATTCAGGGAGATCATCCCTCCCAAGGCCTTCGACCTCGCCGGCCGATTCTCGCGCTGCCCATCCTGCGGCAAAATCCTCTGGGAGGGGACACACGTCCGGAGGATGAAAAAGAGGATATCAGACCTCGCCCGGGCCCTGGGGAGAGAACTCCCCTGATCGGGGCCCGATATGCCCATTTTTGATGGCCTTAGCCCCTTTCCTGTTATTTCCAAAATTTATTAAACAATAATATCAACCACTTACAGGAGCGCCTCAAAGCCTGACTTTGGCATCCTCTATGCATCTTTAACTCCGCAGGGAGAGCGGAGGGGCCATGGAAGATACCAGGAACATGTTTTCAGACGAAGAGGGCGTCGAGATCGGCCTCAGCGCAGGCGATCTTTCCGATGCCTCGGGGGACGCCCAGAAGAGGCTCATGGAGCTGCAGCTGAAGATGGCGGCCAGCTCTATCAATCACGAGTACGCCAGGCAGAAATTTGACGAGATCAGCGACAGGACGGAGCGCGAGGACCTTCTCGCATATATGGACGACTGCCACAGGGAGTACAACGACGCGCGCACGCAGCTGGCCGCATTCGATCCGTACGCACTGGCCGATTTCGAGGCCGACCTCATGAGACAGAAGCAGAGCACCGCTGTGCACTACAGCGCGTAGATTAAAAAATCCCTAACCCTCCTTTCTCAAGCAGGGGAACCGTCGCGAGACGGCTCCCCTGTGCTGTTTTTGCGACTCGACAGGCTTGTAATAATCCGCCGGAGCCGATAGACTTTGCCTTGTGAGAAAGTACGGCGCCAAAGATTCTGCGGGCATCCGCAGTCAGCTGGCCCAGAGGCTGAAGGCGGAGGGGAGGCTGAGGCTCCTCTCGAGCGCTGTCGAGCAGAGCAGCGAGGGGATGGCGGTCTCGGACCTCGACGGCAACCTGCTCTTCATCAACCACGCCTTTGCCTCCATGCACGACTACGGCCCCGAGGAGCTCAAGGGGAAGAATCTCGACATTCTTCACGCCCAGGGGCAGGTCGCAGCGGTGAAGGAGGCCAACGATGTGCTTCTGAAGTACGGCGTCTTCGCCGGGGAGGTCTGGCATGCGAGGCGCGACGGCACCCCGTTCCCGGCGTTCATGCACAACTCGATGCTTCGGGCCGACGACGGCACGCCCATTGGGATGATAGCCACCATGCGCGACGTCTCCGACCAGAAGGAGGCGGAGGAGAAGCTCAAACAATATTCGGAGAGGCTCGAGCAGATGGTCGAGGAGCGGACCAGGGAGCTCGACCGGGTGCGCGCCGACCTCTTCAGCTCCGCCAAACTCGCTGCCATGGGCCGCATGGGAGCTGGCATCGCGCATCAGCTCAACAGCCCGCTCTGCGGCGGCATGCTAATGGTCGACTCCCTGATGGAAGACGCCAGGGACGATCCGGAGCGGTGGAGGAAGCTCTCGACGCTGCGCCGGTCGCTTGAGGGCATGCGCGACGTGGTAGAGTGCATGCTCTCGCTCGCCATGGTCGGCAGGAGGGGGCAGCCGGCATTTCTCGATGTGAACATCAACAGCATGATCAGGAGGATACTCGGCTTCGTCTCTCTCCAGATACAGCAGGAGAGGATCGACCTCCACACATCCTTCGACGAGGCGGTGCCGTTCATAAAGGCGAGATCCGGCGAGCTGGACCAGATCTTTTTGAACCTCATAAACAACGCCATCGACGCGGTCGATGAGGGGGGGAGGTTCGAGATAGCGACCATATATAAGGATGGGGCGATCCAGGTTGAGGTCTCCGACAACGGCAGGGGGATCGCCCCGGAGAACCTGGGCAGGATATTCGAGCCGTTCTTCACCACGAGCCAGGGGCGCAAGGGGCTGGGCCTGGGGCTTTCGATCGTGCGGGAGATCGTGGAGAACTACGGAGGCACCATCGAGGTGACGAGCGAGACGGGCAAAGGGAGCAGATTTTTGGTGAAGATACCGCTGAACAATAAAATATTATAGATCAGTAAGTTATAAGCCATTACAATAATTTGCTTTATGGAGGCCCCATGCAGAAGTTGAAGGTCCTGATAGTCGATGACGAACAGAGCATATGCGAGGGTGTTGCCATGATCCTCACGAAAGCCGGCTACCTGGTTTCAAAGGCCTTTTCGGGGGAGGAGGCCATACGCCTCGTTTCATCGGAGCGCTTCGACCTTGTGCTCATGGACCTCATAATGCCCGGGATGGACGGCGCCGATGCCTGCGCTGAGATCAAGAAGATCAGTCCCGAGACCAGGTTCATAGGCATCTCCGGTTCGCCGGCCGGCCAGCGCGTGGAGAGGTTCGTCAGCGTCTGCGGCGTCGATGTCTTCCTTTACAAGCCCTTCGGCAAAAAGGAGCTGCTCGCCGCGGTCGAGAAGATGCTCTCCTGAAATTTCCTTATTGATTTCATCGCAAAAGGTGCGTTAGAGAATCAATTCGCCTTTTCGGCGGTCCGATCCATGGACAACCGATCTTGCACATCTTGCGAAGGTTCAAGGAGGGATTCGTGAAGAAATTTGAGACAAAGAGCATCCGCAACCTGGCGCTTGTCGGCTCAAAGGGCGTCGGCAAGACCACCTTCACGGAGGGTGTCCTCTTCACC
This window encodes:
- a CDS encoding Mut7-C RNAse domain-containing protein — its product is MKLACDVMLGRLARWLRVSGHDVFYEGGIERSSLFRVAREEGRVIITRAGNWGELKAIPEYVVVSSDSLDEQLLELYRKLPGLDPLEGFLTRCVECNVPLEVIDRDAFREIIPPKAFDLAGRFSRCPSCGKILWEGTHVRRMKKRISDLARALGRELP
- a CDS encoding PTS sugar transporter subunit IIA, with the translated sequence MNARYLKEVPLGDVLRPEQVLANMTNRSKKAAIEDLVDVLYKHKLVSNKAEAVARIMEREELCPTTLGGGVAIPHARLDVGERPSIAVGRHMGGLDFGSPDSGPVNLIVLVIWQPEQAGLFNRLFAGLVSKLADSHFKNRLMEEKGAGEIAAALADVKVDMLKGRATKCEADMLIALQCLEMKRRAKAKGLEGQIDLARAELSGSMLSRFDRLMEHFGEALVEAPDGICRGCNMQLSSGFASEMLRNADTVYVCERCGRFLIHHIG
- a CDS encoding response regulator, translating into MQKLKVLIVDDEQSICEGVAMILTKAGYLVSKAFSGEEAIRLVSSERFDLVLMDLIMPGMDGADACAEIKKISPETRFIGISGSPAGQRVERFVSVCGVDVFLYKPFGKKELLAAVEKMLS
- a CDS encoding PAS domain S-box protein, which produces MRKYGAKDSAGIRSQLAQRLKAEGRLRLLSSAVEQSSEGMAVSDLDGNLLFINHAFASMHDYGPEELKGKNLDILHAQGQVAAVKEANDVLLKYGVFAGEVWHARRDGTPFPAFMHNSMLRADDGTPIGMIATMRDVSDQKEAEEKLKQYSERLEQMVEERTRELDRVRADLFSSAKLAAMGRMGAGIAHQLNSPLCGGMLMVDSLMEDARDDPERWRKLSTLRRSLEGMRDVVECMLSLAMVGRRGQPAFLDVNINSMIRRILGFVSLQIQQERIDLHTSFDEAVPFIKARSGELDQIFLNLINNAIDAVDEGGRFEIATIYKDGAIQVEVSDNGRGIAPENLGRIFEPFFTTSQGRKGLGLGLSIVREIVENYGGTIEVTSETGKGSRFLVKIPLNNKIL
- a CDS encoding proline--tRNA ligase, whose translation is MLYSRMLIPTLREAPADAEVESHKLMVRAGYIRKLAAGVYTYLPLCLRVLRKIERIVREEMNAAGAQELLLPVVMPAELWMETGRWQVYGKELLRFKDRHDRDFCIGPTHEEAITDLLRNEISSWRDLPKNCFQIQTKFRDEVRPRFGLMRGREFIMKDGYSFDRDEESSKAVYRAMYEAYRRIFIRCGLEYRPVEAMTGTIGGSMSHEFQVLAASGEDEIVACSKCEYAANVEKAELKPTGTRDSGPGTRKGQFKKVATPGKKTVEEVCEFLKVRPEQLVKTLIFDTDKGPVAGLVRGDHHLKESKLKEAIGAERCVMAEEHTVVEATGAPSGFAGPVGISIPVYADHAVASMADFVVGANAADAHLVGANLGDFAVSRFIDIRRAVAGDACPRCGAAMEEHRGIEVGQVFYLGTKYSEPMRACYTDEKGEARPMVMGCYGIGISRTAAAAIEQSHDERGIVWPLPIAPFHVEIVPLSAGGEVAEVAGKIHDELESRGVEVLMDDRDLRAGVKFADADLIGIPYRIVIGEKGLKDDMVEFKRRAGGEAERMGPAEAVERVAAVVREQKPARI
- the pyrF gene encoding orotidine-5'-phosphate decarboxylase yields the protein MTMKPRSNKDRVIVALMADQMKDAEKMVRLLKEEVHTFEVGIPTYTALGPDVIKMIHANGCRVFLDLKYHDIPSTVHKAVYFATKLGVASLNVHAVGGEEMLKSTIDAAREAAGSKAKMPTLLAVTVLTSMESLADIGVQFEVREQVVRLARLTQHCGLHGVIASPLEIAPIRKACGEKFLIVTTGVRPLGAAAQDQRRIASPVMAMAAGADFLVIGRPVVEARDPRAVVRQILKEIS
- a CDS encoding YcbK family protein yields the protein MKYLFRKSCRLGLPFALIVLASSLCPSQSLCSEIPTHLRGDGTVTIHRPITGERATFRYRDEKGDYDDHAFDEIAHLFRCRLTSEEHPIDPQLIEILDSIEDHFSADEVRLISAFRSQERNAMMRKKGRRVAKGSLHMEGRAADIEVPGVSKIALRNFAHSLGQGGVGYYSKRSFVHVDSGEVRAWGFGPAKAGRRTRPAAAHK
- the ispG gene encoding flavodoxin-dependent (E)-4-hydroxy-3-methylbut-2-enyl-diphosphate synthase translates to MRRKTRRISIGRVAVGDGAPVSVQSMTNTDTSDAEATLRQIERLADAGCEIVRLAVPDDAAAAALSEIRRRTDVPLVADIHFRHDLALAAVKAGVDGLRINPGNIGSPDRVAEVAAAAKARGIPIRVGVNAGSLEKDILARHAHPTPAALVESALRHVALLERVDFRDIKISVKASSVADTVSAYRMLSGKVDCPLHLGVTEAGTLLAGAIKSAMGIGTLLAEGLGDTIRVSLTADPVKEVRAGYEILANLGLRDRPYPEVISCPTCGRARIDVERLAEEVEGRLAGVRAPIRVAVMGCAVNGPGEAKEADVGVAGGDGKGVIIRGGKIIRTCPEGDLADELMKEIESLINRG